The sequence GGGTGGCTAAGCAGAGGGGGCACGAGCAGCTCGGGACCCTCGGAGCTGGAAACCACTTCCTCGAGATACAGGTTGTCGATGAGATCTACGACCCCGGCATCGCCAAGGCGATGGGGATAACCCACGTGGGGCAGGTAACCCTCATGATCCACACCGGGAGCAGGGGCCTCGGGCACCAGGTCGCCAGCGACTACCTGGTCGCGATGGAGAGGGCTATGCGCAGGTACGGGATAAGCGTGCCCGACAGGGAGCTCGCGGCAGTACCCTTCGCGTCGCCCGAGGGCCAGGACTACTTTAAAGCGATGGCCGCCGCGGCCAACTTCGCCTGGACCAACAGGCAGATAATAACCCACTGGGTCAGGGAGAGCTTCAGGCAGGTTTTCAAGCAGGCCCCGGAGAGCCTTGGGCTCGAGATCATATACGACGTCGCCCACAACATCGCCAAGGTCGAGGAGCACGTGGTCGACGGCGTAAAGTACAGGGTCGTGGTCCACAGGAAGGGCGCGACCAGGGCATTCCCGCCCGGACACCCCGACATCCCCTCAGACTACCAGTCGATAGGGCAACCAGTCCTCATCCCCGGGAGCATGGGCACTGCGAGCTACATATTAGTGGGCACTTCCGATGGTGCAAGGACATGGCACAGCGCCCCCCACGGCGCTGGAAGATGGCTGAGCAGGAACGAGGCGATCAGGTCTTACAGCCCCGATAGAGTAACTGACGAACTATCCAGGAAGGGCGTTGTCATAAGGGCGGCTACGAGGAGAGTGATCAGCGAGGAGGCCCCCGGAGCATACAAGGACGTCGACAAGGTCGTGTTGACGGCCCACAAGGTTGGAATAGCCAGGATGGTCGTTAAAATGCGCCCGATAGGAGTTGTCAAAGGATAGTCGGGGAAAAGTACACTAGTAGCCCAAGCCCCAGTAAAACAGCCACGTTTCTACCAGAGTAGAATAACCCCCCGCTCTCAACCACGGATGCAACAGTGATCGACGCCGAGACGCTGGCGTAGAGTATTGAAGCCACCGTCTCCCTGGGAAGCCTGAAGGACAGGGCCGAGCTCTCGATCAACAGTGCCGTTAGAAACATCACGGCGACTGTGAAGACGGCGTAGAAGAAGTAGACTCTGGACCTCTCGAGACACCACTTCCTAGCTTCCGCGACATGCCTGAGGAGCCTGCCGACGCTGGAGGCCAGCGGCGCTGCTAGGCCAGTATACTCGACGGGGGCGAGAAGCAGGCTCAGAGCCTTCCTTGAGAGCCTCGGCAGGCTCGTAGAAGCCAGCATTCTCGAAGCGTTAAACCCGTTTAGAAGAGCTAGCCCCAGAGCCCTGTACGCGAGAATGCTCGAGCTCCTCAGCCTCTGAACGCTTGAAGCATCAACAGGAGTGCCGAGGGCTAGGCTCGCCGCCACCTCCCCGGCCGTGAAGACTGCTTCAGCCTCCTCCAACACTACCCTCCTAACTCTCTCCCTCAGGAGCAGGTAGAGGATAAGAGCGGTGGAGAAGTGGATGAATACTCCTGGGATACCGGTGAACACTACCGGTGAGAGAGCTATCACCGCGAGATCTCCTGCAACCCCCGGGGCAGTCCTAGGGGCGAGGAGGGCGTCGGATATTCTCGAGGCGATCC is a genomic window of Thermosphaera sp. containing:
- a CDS encoding RtcB family protein produces the protein MPRTLLEKINNYEWRIPRSYKPCMKTDAIVFADEHLLEKMEGDLTLEQAANVACLPGIRLYSYVMPDGHQGYGFPIGGVAGFDVDEGVISPGGVGYDINCGVRVLRTNLSEEDVRNRIRDLVDALFRNVPSGVGSTGHLRLSISDLDEVLNHGVKWAVEHGFGWERDLEHIEEKGSMKGADAGKVSRVAKQRGHEQLGTLGAGNHFLEIQVVDEIYDPGIAKAMGITHVGQVTLMIHTGSRGLGHQVASDYLVAMERAMRRYGISVPDRELAAVPFASPEGQDYFKAMAAAANFAWTNRQIITHWVRESFRQVFKQAPESLGLEIIYDVAHNIAKVEEHVVDGVKYRVVVHRKGATRAFPPGHPDIPSDYQSIGQPVLIPGSMGTASYILVGTSDGARTWHSAPHGAGRWLSRNEAIRSYSPDRVTDELSRKGVVIRAATRRVISEEAPGAYKDVDKVVLTAHKVGIARMVVKMRPIGVVKG